Below is a genomic region from Acinetobacter tibetensis.
TGGGGAATGGTTTCGATTTGTCGCATTATTTGCCGACTAAGTACGATCATTTTATGGATGTGATGGGGGCAATAGAAGCAAAAGATACAGGTGGTTTACCTGCAAATTTGTCTGAAAGAAAAATAAACGAATGGTTAGAAGAATTAGACAAAATTTTCCAAAAGCGAAATAAAATGGAGTCCCTACCTTATCATATGAAGTTTGATGAATTATATGCTCAAACTCGTGATCCAAATTTTATAGATAAAACTAAAGAATACTATTTAACAGAGAAAATTTTTCTTCCGGCACAAGATGTTATTAAAATTCAATATAGATTAGCTCTTAATTCGTGGTATCAATATTTTAAAAATCATGTCGTGGAGATCAAAACATGGATTGATTTCGAACAAAAAATTGAAAATGTTTTAACTTTAGTTGGGAAGAAAATTCAAGAGATTGAACATATTGAAACAGAAGAAGAAATAATAAATTATTTTAATGGTACCGATAATTCCAAACCAAAAATTAATAACAAAAATTTGAACACATTGAATTTCTTTCATCTAACAGTCAAAGAACATATGAGTAGAGTTCTATCAAGAGATTTACGAACTGGAAAGCCATTTAAAACTGCAACGGGAATTTTTATTAACATTCATAAGGAATTTTGTAATGGTGCCAACAGGTCTAATGGTTTTAGCCCTAGCTACTTTATTGATTATCTAGCTGAACAGTTAGAAGATTTTATACAATTATTTAATCTTTATTTGGAAGCAATCATAAAGAATTTAAAAGAAAAAAATCAATTTATCATCAAGTCTGAAAGTTGGTTGGATCCAGATAAAATTTATTCATTCAATTATACAAACACATATCAACGAATTCATAAAAATGTTGAAGTGGACTATTTGCATGGTTCATCAGTAGAGAAACAAAATATTGTTTTAGGTGTATCTGATTTAGAAGATAAATCTTTAAAGAAAATTAAAGCGTATGGATTTACGAAATATCATCAGAAACTTTTTAAAGATACGGATTATTTATTTTTAGATGGATATAAAAATAATATTTCAAAAAATGAAGAAGATATTTTGGTTTTAAAAAATGAATTGAAGGGTGAAAATAGAGCAGCTTATCGTGATAGTTTAAATAATAAGATTAGGTCAAAACAGAATGAGTGTAAATTGAACTTAGATATAACAATTTGGGGGCATTCATTAGATGTTTCAGATAAAGATTATATTATCGATCTGTTTAGTTTAAATGATGATATGGATCGTAATGTTCGAGTTACGGTTTACTATTTCAATAAGCCAGCAAAGTTTGCATTATTAAATAATTTATTGGCAATTATAGGCAAAGATATAGTTGAAAAATGGATGAAAAATAAGTGGCTGCAATTTAAAGAAAATCCAGAAATTAAATTTATAGAAGCTGAAAATCAAAAAATTGCTTAATATAGATTTTGATCTTTTACTTAATGTAAAAAATTACAATTCCCAACCGATAAACTGCTAAACTACACCCACTTGACCTAGTGGGTGTACTAGCTTGAGTGATAAAAATCTCACAACTGAAATTACTTAAACTGTCTTAGACACCTTGTGAATACGGTGTATTAAGCTGCTAAACCTTAGCGCATTCAAAAAAAACGTAATTTAAATAAATCTCTCAGTGCTGGTCATTGGGCTGACGCTTATCTCCCAAAAATAGCTTCCAGCCTAGATCAGACCATAATGATATGTAGAAAAAATGCAAAAAGTTCAAACGACCCCATTGAATCGTGCCACGCTGATGTTTCCTTTAGCTTTGGTGCTGTTCGAATTTTCCGTCTATATCGGAAATGATTTAGTCCAACCTGCCATGCTAGCCATCACTAAAGAATTTGGTGTCAGCAGCAGTTGGGCACCATCATCCATGTCTTTTTATCTGTTGGGTGGAGCCTGTGTCGCTTGGCTCTTGGGTCCCTTATCGGATCGACTTGGGCGTAAAAAAGTACTGTTAACAGGCGTACTGTTTTTTAGCGTCTGTTGTTTACTGATTTTACTCACTCACAATATTGAGCAATTCCTTGCCCTACGCTTTTTACAAGGCATTGGATTAACCGTGATTTCAGCCGTGGGTTATGCTGCCATTCAGGAAACTTTTGAAGAGCGTGATGCCATTAAAGTCATGGCACTGATGGCCAATATTTCCTTACTTGCACCTTTGCTCGGCCCAGTTTTAGGGGCATTCCTGATTGACCATGTGTCATGGCATTGGGGTTTTATCGGGATTGCTTTATTGGCCTTTTTGAGTTGGTTTGGTTTAAAAGCAAAAATGCCTGCAACACAACCAACCGTGGTGAAACAGCCATTACGCTATATTTTTTCGGACTTTAAACGAGTCTATCAAAATAAGCGTTTTCTTGGTTTAACCTTGGCATTGCCTATGGTCAGTATGCCTTTGATGTTATGGATTGCACTTTCGCCAGTCATGTTGATAGAAGAGCTTGGACTGAGCAGTTTGCAATACGGTCTAGCGCAATTTCCTGTATTGGGCGGGTTGATTGCGGGCAATTTGGTGTTGATTAAAATCATCGATCGGTTGGCTTTGGGCAAAACGGTGATGATGGGCTTACCGATTATGCTGTTGGGCACGTTGCTGATTCTGGCGGGTATCTTCTGGCGGGATTATTTCCTGCTGTGTTTAATTATCGGTATGACCTTGATCAGCTTTGGTGAGGGGATTAGTTTTTCAGTGCTGTACCGTTTTGCTTTAATGTCTTCTGAGGTGTCGAAAGGCACTGTGGCTGCTGCCGTGTCGATGCTGTTGATGTTTAGTTTCTTTTTTATTATTGAAGGGGTGCGCATTCTGTATGAACAGTACCATTTACTGGCCTATGGTTTGGCATGTTTTGTTTTGATTGCGCTATGGTTTAGTTTTCCACGACGCATGTTGCAACAAGTCTTGTTGGAGCGTAAAGCCAAAGGCGAGTTTTAATTCGCTTAAAACTTTTTTTGTTCAAACAGGCAGATTGATGCCTGTTTGATTCATTTGGATGCTGTGAAAATGACATTGCTTAAGATTCAAATTTCTTTAATTTGTGATCAAAAACAAAGGGACCGAAGGGTAAAATTGAGGCGATAAAACCGAGAATAAACATTTTAATCGACCATTTCTGTTTTTCGCAGACAACAAATAGCACGGCCAAAAATAGAATAAACAGAATACCGTGTCCCATTCCAACGAATTTCACTAAGATTGGATTGCCCCAAATATATTTTAAAGGCATGGCAATAAATAGGAGAAGCAGAAAAGATAAGCCTTCCAGAAAACCAACAACACGCAAGGTTTTAATAGTCATATTCAAAACAATAAAATTGAGAATGAATCTCGATTCTAGCGGAAACAGGTGAATCTTTATACATAAAAAATGGGTGCAATCGATAAAATTTTGCATGGTATGAGTGGCTGGTCATTATCAATAGGCACACAAGGTTTGGGTGCTTTGCATAATTTATATTCATTTAATTTCTAATGCCAATAAGCGTTGTTTCAGCCTTAATAATTCAGGCAAGGTTTCGAGTAACAGGCTCATTTGCTTGAGCACCAATTGCCAATGTTCCGAAAGCTCTGTTTTGTTGCTGATCTGCTGAATTTCATCCAGTTTGTTTTGTATCAGTTGAGGATCTAAAGCTTGCTGTTGGATCAAGCTGCTATTTAAAGTCTGCAAGCACCATTGCATCAGCTCCAAAATTTTAGGATCTTGAACCTGCTCACGATGGCTGCCCAAAGCAGCAATATAACTGAGTTGGCTATGGCTATAGACCAGATAGCGAAAGGCATGTTGAATCAGTTCAGGATTTGGCTGTGGTTCAGCACTTAGACTGGAAATCATGCTAGACAGTTCAATTTGCGCGTCATGCGCTAAGCGGCGTGCTTTGCGGTAAGCCATACTGTTGTTTTTACCCTGTTGATACTGCTCCACAATTGCGGTGAAATAATCCAAAGTCGCTTGGCTGCTGTTGAGAATATTTTTAGAAATGTTACGAAAATTCCAGTCTGGCCAAATGGTGTTGACTGCAAACCATGCAATGAAACAGCCGAGCAAGGTATCAATAATGCGTGGCAAAATGATGTCATAACCTGCACCTTTGAGATTGAAAATCAGTAGCACCATTAAGGTTGCCATGAGGGTGGCTATGGCATATTTTTGCGAGCGTAAATAGAAAAATGCCACCCCAGATAAAATGGTCAGGATCAGTTGTCCTTCAATACTGGGCACAAAATATAACAGTGGAACACCTAAAATGACTCCCAACAGTGTACCGAGGGTTCTGAGCTTTAAACGACTTTTGGTGGCAAAATAACTGATTTGGCAGACAAATAAACTGGTGAGTAAAATCCAGTAACCATGTTTGGCAAATGGTAATAAAGAAATGGCATAGCCTACTGCAAAGACAAAGGCGATACGCACGGCATGACGAAACAGGGCAGATTGTGGGGTTAAATGTTGACGGAGTTTAAGCCACAAGTCTGGTATGCCATGAATGTCATCATCCAGCAGATTTAAATTGTCCTGATGTACAGAATAATGTTGTTGGTAATGGTCTTGTTCAATGGCTAAATTGGAAAATTGTTCTTGGACATTGCGTAAATTTCGCAGAACCAAGCTCAAGTTTTTCACTTCAATATTGTGTGGATGGATGATCTAAAATCCAATGGTGCATGGAATCTTCTAGGTATTGCAAAGCCGAGGCATGTGTCGAGTCCATTTCAAAAGCCTCTTGCTGCAATATACATTCCGCCAATTTTTGACAGGAGTTGGCTTGCAAACGAATATTCTTTTGAATCCGAAAGATTAAATCGGTGCGACTAAAGTTGCGATGAAGGTTTTCATAGTGCAAATAATTTGAGGTGGCTTGCTCGTGAATGTCTTGCGCCAGAAAATATAGATTGAGCCAATAAATCGTTTTTTGATTGGCACGTGAGGCTTTTAAACGGGTCAGCAGCGAGGCTTTGCAATGATTTAAGCGTTGCACCACTTGCGCATTTTGTTGCGAAACATCGAACAGCAGCATTTCAACATTATCAATATTATCGGGATCAAACAACCGCGCTTTCGCCTGAAGTAATGTCGAAAGTTGTTGAAAGCTTTGCGCTAAATTATCTTGGACAGCCTGAGTGGGTTTGAGTAAATAAAACAACATGGAACTGAGTCCGTACCACACCGCACCTAAAACAAAATAACTGGGCTGTTGATACCATGCTTGATATTCACCCAGTCCGAACATGGTGTAAATCGACAGTAAAATGGTGCCAAAGGAAATGGCGGCATAGCGTTGCCCCAGTGCACCCATCAAAATCAGGAAGGCACTGGACAAAGACAAATACAAAATAAACAGCAGTTTATATGGGGCAAGAAATTCGAGAATGCTGCTGACACTAAAAAATAAAATACAGACATAGAGCAGATTACGCAGGCGAATACTGAGTCGATCATCAAAATCGGTCAGTGCGGCAGCAATTGCACCTAGCGTTACGGGAACGATAAGCAGTTGATGGCCTGCATAGAACAAACCCAATGTTGTTCCTGTCAACACAATCAAGATTTGTAGGCAATAGACCCAAATTGAATTGGAGAAAAAAGCACGCAGAAACTGACGTAAAGGATTCACAATGTTGTTCTTTATAGAGTGTTATCGTTTTCAATGAGCCTGATCTTTTTTGGTCTAGCTGTCAATTCTTGATTGATCTTTTAGTTTTGCTTTAAACGGCAGTTCTGTATGAAGACGCAGCAGTTAAAGCAAAAATTTTCATTGATTAAGGTATGTGTAGGACAGAATTGTGGATAAGTTTGGGTTTATCAACAGTACATTTATGCTTTGTACGGCATTGTGTATAACCTTGAACTTATCCACAGTGGGACTTAAATGACGCCACAGGCAATGCGTTCTCCACCACCGCCCAAAGGTTTAGGTTGATCGGCATAATTATCACTACCCGCATGAATCATCAGGGCATGCCCTTGAACATCTGCCAGTTTTAAGCGTGGTGCAATCAGTTTAAGTTGCGATTGTCCCGCAGAATTAACATGTAACACCGGTAAATCACCCATATGCCCCGTCATTGGGGTTCCATGGTGGGCAACTTGAGTTGGATTGTAATGTCCGCCCGCGGCTAAAGCAGCCACCATTTTGCCGTCTTTTTCAGCAGGTTCGCATGAACCTTTTTCATGGATATGGAAGCCATGTGGGCCAGCAGGCAGGTTGGTTAACTGTGTTTGAATGATTAAGCCGACTGGGCTGTCTTGTAAGGTCACGCTTCCGACCGAAGCACCAATGCCTTGGGCAGAAACACTGTTTAACTGAACAGTACGCACATTGGATGTGGATGGGGTTGGTGTTGTGCTACAACCCGCAATCAGCAGAGCAGTACATAGTGAAAGTACCCCAGTATTGAAGTAAGAAGTTCGCATCGATGTTCCTTATTCTGTGATATATGAAAATGATCACTATTTAATCAGAGATTCAGCCTGAATAAGGTATTGATTGCGTTTGAGAATGTATAAGTTTTATCAATAAAAAAGCCAGTTGGTATATCACTGGCTTTAAGATGAGATCTTATTGAGGAGGATCTTTGGGGGGATCAAAGTCATTATCCAGATCGTAAGCGAGACTTGCTTTAGGCATCATGAGTGCTACTTCTTCATGGGTTTCATGTAGCCATTCACGCCAAATGGCGAGCAACACCGCTAAAATTACGGGGCCAATAAAGAGTCCAACCAAACCGAAGCTGGCAATACCACCCAATACCCCAAACATAATGAGTAAGAATGGAATTTGGGTTGCACCAGAAATGACCAAAGGACGAATGACATTGTCCGCAGTACTCACAATACAGACCCCCCACGCCATAACACCAATCGCTTCAATGGTTTGTCCCTGAGCAAACAGCCATAGAGCAACAGAGGTATAGGCCAAAGGAGGACCGAAGGGAATGAGTGCCAATAAGAAGGTAATAATGGTCAGTACCATTGGATTTGGCACACCTGCAACCAAATAGCTTAGACCTGCTAAAAATGACTGTGCAACGGCAGTTAAACCCACACCATAAACCACAGCACGTGTGGTTTCGGAAATGGTGTCAATATAATGGTGTACGCGTGGACCAATGACCATTTCCAGCGCTTTACTGACTTGATTTAAAATGGTTTGTCCATCACGGTAAAAGAAAAACAGCGACATGATGGCGAAACACAGTTTAATAATATTTTTACTAATTTCATTCAGTACAAATTTGCCATAATTCAGATGACCTTGAATCCAATTGGAAATATTCTGAATAA
It encodes:
- a CDS encoding AbiH family protein; translation: MNILIVGNGFDLSHYLPTKYDHFMDVMGAIEAKDTGGLPANLSERKINEWLEELDKIFQKRNKMESLPYHMKFDELYAQTRDPNFIDKTKEYYLTEKIFLPAQDVIKIQYRLALNSWYQYFKNHVVEIKTWIDFEQKIENVLTLVGKKIQEIEHIETEEEIINYFNGTDNSKPKINNKNLNTLNFFHLTVKEHMSRVLSRDLRTGKPFKTATGIFINIHKEFCNGANRSNGFSPSYFIDYLAEQLEDFIQLFNLYLEAIIKNLKEKNQFIIKSESWLDPDKIYSFNYTNTYQRIHKNVEVDYLHGSSVEKQNIVLGVSDLEDKSLKKIKAYGFTKYHQKLFKDTDYLFLDGYKNNISKNEEDILVLKNELKGENRAAYRDSLNNKIRSKQNECKLNLDITIWGHSLDVSDKDYIIDLFSLNDDMDRNVRVTVYYFNKPAKFALLNNLLAIIGKDIVEKWMKNKWLQFKENPEIKFIEAENQKIA
- a CDS encoding MFS transporter; the protein is MQKVQTTPLNRATLMFPLALVLFEFSVYIGNDLVQPAMLAITKEFGVSSSWAPSSMSFYLLGGACVAWLLGPLSDRLGRKKVLLTGVLFFSVCCLLILLTHNIEQFLALRFLQGIGLTVISAVGYAAIQETFEERDAIKVMALMANISLLAPLLGPVLGAFLIDHVSWHWGFIGIALLAFLSWFGLKAKMPATQPTVVKQPLRYIFSDFKRVYQNKRFLGLTLALPMVSMPLMLWIALSPVMLIEELGLSSLQYGLAQFPVLGGLIAGNLVLIKIIDRLALGKTVMMGLPIMLLGTLLILAGIFWRDYFLLCLIIGMTLISFGEGISFSVLYRFALMSSEVSKGTVAAAVSMLLMFSFFFIIEGVRILYEQYHLLAYGLACFVLIALWFSFPRRMLQQVLLERKAKGEF
- a CDS encoding DUF3817 domain-containing protein, with the protein product MTIKTLRVVGFLEGLSFLLLLFIAMPLKYIWGNPILVKFVGMGHGILFILFLAVLFVVCEKQKWSIKMFILGFIASILPFGPFVFDHKLKKFES
- the sodC gene encoding superoxide dismutase [Cu-Zn] SodC translates to MRTSYFNTGVLSLCTALLIAGCSTTPTPSTSNVRTVQLNSVSAQGIGASVGSVTLQDSPVGLIIQTQLTNLPAGPHGFHIHEKGSCEPAEKDGKMVAALAAGGHYNPTQVAHHGTPMTGHMGDLPVLHVNSAGQSQLKLIAPRLKLADVQGHALMIHAGSDNYADQPKPLGGGGERIACGVI
- a CDS encoding AI-2E family transporter, with the protein product MQQYAPTIQKVLLFGLFFILMFLGFHVLKYFIVPVLWATIIAYMTWPLYQSIYRSCGQRSTLSATLMILFIILVIGIPLTFAIFILQHEGRNLYYELQKQVFSGHFNVPQFIRDLPVIGKEITRTLKELNQDPNSIIQNISNWIQGHLNYGKFVLNEISKNIIKLCFAIMSLFFFYRDGQTILNQVSKALEMVIGPRVHHYIDTISETTRAVVYGVGLTAVAQSFLAGLSYLVAGVPNPMVLTIITFLLALIPFGPPLAYTSVALWLFAQGQTIEAIGVMAWGVCIVSTADNVIRPLVISGATQIPFLLIMFGVLGGIASFGLVGLFIGPVILAVLLAIWREWLHETHEEVALMMPKASLAYDLDNDFDPPKDPPQ